The following are encoded in a window of Mycobacterium vicinigordonae genomic DNA:
- a CDS encoding mannitol dehydrogenase family protein, whose protein sequence is MKLSARNLSGHKVATPSYDRSQITVGIVHFGVGGFHRAHQAMYIDRLLEQRLARDWGICGIGVLPGDRRLRDALRGQDHLYTLILEHPDGTREPRVIGSIVDFRYAPEDPVLELLADPTVRIISLTITEGGYNAPLSNVFGLVAEALELRRIRGLKSPTIVSCDNICENGRVAQQVFTSCAQATNPELAQWMQENTRFPNSMVDRITPVTTPEVVEQLATEFDVEDAWPVAAEPFAMWVLEDDFSDGRPPLELAGVKLVDDVAPYEAMKLRLLNAGHQGLCYFGYLAGYRLVHEAAQDPLIAEFLRRYLDFEAVPTLAPVDGLTEFKDQLLPRFANAYVRDTVSRLCAGASDRIPKWLLPVIRDNLRADRPVTLSAAIVASWARYAEGVDEQGQPIEVVDPLAEALVPLALSQRDDPTAFLANRTVFGDLIDSPRFVEAYCWALDSLHCEGARTTLRRLLGT, encoded by the coding sequence GTGAAGCTGAGCGCCCGGAATCTGTCCGGGCACAAAGTCGCCACGCCGAGCTACGACCGCAGCCAAATCACGGTCGGCATCGTACATTTCGGTGTCGGAGGATTTCACCGTGCTCACCAAGCGATGTACATCGACCGCTTGCTCGAGCAGCGATTGGCGCGGGACTGGGGCATCTGCGGCATCGGGGTGCTGCCGGGTGACCGGCGCCTGCGCGATGCGCTGCGCGGCCAAGACCACCTCTACACTTTGATCCTCGAGCATCCCGACGGCACCCGGGAGCCCCGAGTCATCGGCTCTATCGTCGACTTTCGTTATGCGCCTGAGGATCCCGTGCTCGAGTTGCTCGCCGATCCGACCGTTCGAATTATCTCGCTGACCATCACCGAAGGTGGCTACAACGCGCCGCTCAGCAACGTGTTCGGGCTGGTGGCCGAGGCACTCGAGCTGCGCCGCATCCGGGGCCTGAAGTCCCCCACAATCGTCTCGTGCGACAACATCTGCGAGAACGGCCGGGTGGCGCAGCAGGTCTTCACCAGTTGCGCGCAAGCGACCAATCCCGAACTGGCGCAATGGATGCAGGAGAACACACGGTTTCCCAACTCGATGGTCGACCGAATCACCCCCGTCACCACACCCGAAGTCGTGGAACAACTCGCCACCGAGTTCGATGTCGAGGATGCCTGGCCGGTGGCCGCAGAACCGTTCGCCATGTGGGTGCTCGAGGACGATTTCAGTGACGGCCGGCCCCCACTAGAGCTGGCGGGCGTCAAACTGGTCGACGACGTCGCACCGTACGAAGCGATGAAGCTGCGACTGCTCAACGCCGGCCACCAGGGCCTGTGCTACTTCGGCTATCTGGCCGGCTACCGCCTGGTGCACGAGGCTGCCCAGGATCCGCTGATAGCCGAATTTCTCCGCCGATATCTGGATTTCGAGGCGGTGCCGACACTCGCCCCGGTCGACGGCCTTACCGAGTTCAAGGATCAGCTCCTGCCCCGTTTCGCCAATGCCTACGTCCGCGACACGGTCTCCCGATTGTGCGCCGGGGCCTCCGATCGCATCCCGAAGTGGTTGCTGCCGGTGATCCGCGACAACCTGCGTGCCGACCGCCCGGTGACGCTGTCGGCGGCGATCGTCGCAAGCTGGGCACGCTACGCCGAAGGCGTCGACGAGCAGGGTCAACCGATCGAGGTGGTGGATCCGCTGGCCGAGGCCCTGGTACCACTCGCCCTTAGCCAGCGCGACGATCCGACTGCATTTCTGGCCAACCGCACCGTGTTCGGCGATCTCATCGACTCGCCGCGCTTCGTGGAAGCATATTGTTGGGCACTGGATTCGCTGCACTGCGAGGGCGCCCGCACCACCCTGCGAAGGCTGCTGGGCACATAA
- a CDS encoding NADP-dependent oxidoreductase translates to MPELPNRQILLRRRPTGLVQPDDTELVTRPAPRPAAGEALLRTTYVGLDAAVRTWLDDQPSYLPPVQIGEVIRAAGIGRVVESRCDAYAVGDVVTTLTGFQEYVIIRDDLFSTPIPGEDDQLAIMSVYGPTGATAYFGMTDIGRPQAGETVVVSAAAGATGSVAGQIAKIAGARVVGIAGGPQKCRAVVEDFGFDACIDYKNDDVPAALKEHCPRRVDVYFDNVGGPILDAVLGRLAPRARVVLCGVISSYLTGEHPGPANYVNLLSKTALMQGFNALDQWGRFDEAFANLRQWEGEGRLQHRQTIYDGIELCVDALNGLFTGANIGKTLVKISDPG, encoded by the coding sequence GTGCCCGAATTGCCAAATCGACAGATCCTGTTGCGCCGCCGTCCCACCGGCCTCGTTCAGCCCGATGACACCGAGTTGGTCACCCGGCCGGCGCCGCGACCGGCGGCCGGCGAGGCGTTGCTGCGCACCACCTACGTGGGATTGGACGCAGCCGTCCGGACCTGGCTCGACGACCAGCCCAGCTACCTGCCGCCGGTCCAGATCGGCGAGGTGATCCGAGCGGCGGGCATTGGGAGGGTCGTCGAATCCCGTTGTGACGCTTACGCTGTCGGGGATGTTGTTACAACACTCACCGGGTTTCAGGAGTACGTCATCATCCGCGACGACCTGTTCAGCACGCCCATTCCGGGTGAGGACGACCAGCTGGCGATCATGTCGGTGTACGGCCCGACTGGGGCTACCGCCTACTTCGGGATGACCGATATCGGCCGGCCGCAGGCCGGGGAGACGGTGGTGGTTTCGGCTGCGGCTGGCGCCACCGGTTCGGTGGCGGGCCAGATCGCCAAGATCGCCGGGGCACGGGTCGTCGGGATCGCCGGTGGTCCGCAGAAGTGCCGTGCTGTGGTGGAGGACTTCGGTTTCGACGCCTGCATCGACTACAAGAACGACGACGTGCCAGCCGCACTGAAGGAACATTGCCCGCGCCGCGTTGACGTCTACTTCGACAATGTGGGCGGGCCGATCCTCGACGCGGTGCTGGGCAGGCTGGCCCCCAGGGCCCGCGTGGTGCTGTGCGGCGTGATCTCCAGCTACCTGACCGGCGAGCATCCCGGCCCGGCCAACTACGTCAATCTGCTCTCCAAAACCGCGCTCATGCAGGGATTCAACGCGCTCGACCAGTGGGGGCGTTTCGATGAGGCGTTCGCGAACCTGCGGCAGTGGGAGGGCGAGGGGCGCCTGCAACATCGCCAGACGATCTACGACGGCATCGAATTGTGCGTGGACGCTCTCAACGGCCTGTTCACCGGAGCGAACATCGGCAAGACTCTGGTCAAAATCAGCGATCCGGGCTGA
- a CDS encoding DUF732 domain-containing protein, which translates to MKSILRIAAPGLAMLATGAAILSAPGAWADPNSFLDELQTNNVHLPGKTPAQTIAAGNQACSDLRGGASVLDEMSKVEKQYGFSQGTLFVSAATTNLCPDFANH; encoded by the coding sequence ATGAAATCGATACTGCGCATTGCTGCGCCTGGTCTGGCCATGCTGGCTACCGGCGCCGCCATCCTGTCGGCTCCAGGAGCTTGGGCCGACCCCAACAGCTTTCTCGACGAGCTGCAGACCAACAACGTCCATCTGCCGGGCAAGACGCCGGCTCAGACGATCGCCGCAGGCAATCAGGCGTGCAGTGACCTGCGCGGCGGCGCCTCCGTGCTCGACGAAATGAGCAAAGTTGAGAAGCAGTACGGCTTCAGTCAGGGCACGTTGTTCGTCAGTGCCGCGACGACCAATCTGTGCCCGGACTTCGCCAACCACTGA
- a CDS encoding DUF7159 family protein — MDIVLGISMEPAAVRMVLIEGAHADGVTVEEESIELASAAGSAGDAGSAATQAVAALVGTHEGAAEGGYRITSTGVTWTDPGQVAALRAELTAREIGSVMLVSPLLAAAALAQTVGSALDYAHIAMLFVDVDSATLAVVDVADGSIVDLHRHARRSATPAAEVVTLVAGLDSPASRADGVFVVGCGVDIVGVKQALAAATSLAVSVAEEPELALARGAALASANAPLFASSTSALAYALDPGTGEVNPRALTPNYLDVCAMAGVGEGALAYSALDDVDEADTDTAAPGAATANGRRHLAILTGAAAGIAAVVGGMLVISLAGDVRPTAAQQPNHPEVAQTPAVGAPATELPAQVLGPAPAPAPEAAPATPAAPPPTPVAAPSAPAAQPAPPLQQPPQTVTKPAQAPAYLAPAPRRQPTRQAPAPVQTPAPEAAPRPSASPEAPAAPAPAPVPAAPPMTMYLHLPFVSIPIPINQPTPPPAPGQ, encoded by the coding sequence ATGGACATCGTGCTCGGGATATCGATGGAGCCCGCAGCGGTCCGAATGGTCCTGATCGAGGGAGCGCACGCCGACGGCGTGACCGTCGAGGAAGAAAGCATCGAGCTGGCTTCGGCCGCGGGGTCAGCTGGCGACGCCGGTAGCGCGGCCACCCAGGCGGTCGCCGCGCTGGTCGGTACCCATGAAGGCGCTGCCGAGGGCGGCTACCGGATCACCTCGACCGGGGTGACCTGGACCGACCCCGGTCAGGTTGCCGCGCTGCGCGCCGAACTGACGGCCCGCGAGATTGGCAGCGTCATGCTGGTCTCTCCGTTGCTGGCCGCCGCCGCCCTGGCGCAGACGGTCGGCTCCGCGCTCGACTACGCGCACATCGCGATGCTGTTCGTCGACGTCGACAGCGCGACGTTGGCGGTCGTCGACGTCGCGGACGGATCGATCGTGGACCTGCATCGGCACGCGCGGCGTTCGGCAACGCCGGCCGCCGAGGTGGTGACACTGGTCGCCGGCCTCGATTCGCCGGCGTCTCGGGCCGACGGCGTGTTCGTAGTGGGGTGCGGGGTCGACATCGTCGGCGTCAAGCAGGCCCTAGCGGCGGCGACGTCGCTGGCCGTCAGCGTTGCTGAAGAACCGGAGCTGGCCTTGGCGCGGGGCGCGGCGCTGGCTTCGGCCAACGCACCGCTGTTCGCGTCGTCGACGTCGGCGCTGGCGTATGCGTTGGATCCGGGTACCGGCGAGGTGAATCCGCGCGCTTTGACGCCTAATTACCTCGACGTGTGCGCGATGGCTGGGGTCGGGGAGGGCGCCTTGGCATACAGCGCCCTGGACGATGTGGACGAAGCCGACACCGACACCGCGGCGCCCGGCGCCGCGACAGCAAACGGGCGTAGGCACCTGGCAATCCTCACCGGCGCGGCGGCCGGCATCGCCGCTGTCGTCGGTGGCATGTTGGTTATCTCGCTCGCCGGCGACGTCCGACCCACCGCGGCCCAACAGCCCAATCACCCAGAAGTCGCTCAGACGCCGGCGGTTGGGGCTCCCGCCACCGAACTACCGGCCCAGGTGCTGGGGCCGGCCCCCGCCCCAGCGCCGGAGGCCGCGCCCGCGACCCCCGCGGCGCCGCCGCCGACTCCCGTCGCCGCACCTTCGGCGCCCGCCGCCCAGCCGGCTCCACCCCTGCAGCAGCCGCCGCAGACGGTGACCAAACCGGCCCAGGCCCCGGCCTACCTGGCGCCCGCACCGCGCAGGCAACCGACTCGCCAGGCACCCGCGCCGGTGCAGACGCCCGCGCCGGAGGCCGCACCGAGACCCTCGGCGTCGCCCGAGGCGCCTGCCGCGCCGGCGCCTGCGCCGGTCCCTGCCGCACCACCCATGACGATGTACCTGCACCTGCCGTTCGTTTCGATCCCGATTCCCATCAACCAGCCCACTCCGCCACCGGCGCCCGGGCAGTAA
- a CDS encoding DUF3060 domain-containing protein, with product MNPEDDPEARIRELEQPLAEAARASELGDGGGYSYPPPPPGPVPPPAAMPAPGTPPPYGYGSAYAVGARKSSGFRWFWVLAAVGILGLLVLVGGIAAYAARQFSHGDAALNAPPASGSATTAPKNPGPTTPGGKTDATGPGPSPTPGPVVVSGINENRTIACDGNTVTVSGISNTVTLTGHCASVAVSGLQNVVTIDTTDSIDASGLNNKVTFRSGAPKISNSGSGNVVEPG from the coding sequence ATGAACCCAGAGGATGACCCGGAGGCCCGGATCCGGGAACTGGAGCAGCCGCTGGCCGAGGCGGCGCGCGCATCCGAATTGGGCGACGGAGGCGGCTACAGCTACCCGCCGCCACCCCCGGGCCCGGTGCCGCCTCCGGCCGCGATGCCCGCGCCTGGGACTCCGCCGCCCTACGGGTACGGCAGTGCGTATGCCGTCGGAGCACGCAAGTCGTCGGGCTTCCGGTGGTTCTGGGTCCTGGCCGCCGTCGGCATCCTCGGCCTGCTGGTGCTGGTGGGTGGCATCGCCGCCTACGCCGCCCGCCAGTTCTCACACGGCGACGCGGCCCTCAACGCACCCCCCGCGAGTGGGTCGGCAACGACCGCGCCGAAGAACCCCGGGCCCACGACACCCGGCGGCAAGACAGACGCCACGGGCCCGGGGCCCTCGCCCACCCCGGGGCCGGTCGTCGTCTCGGGCATCAACGAAAACAGGACGATCGCCTGCGATGGCAACACCGTCACCGTCAGCGGAATCTCCAACACCGTGACCTTGACCGGTCATTGTGCGAGCGTCGCAGTGTCGGGCCTGCAGAACGTCGTCACCATCGATACGACCGACTCGATCGACGCTTCCGGCCTCAACAACAAGGTCACCTTCCGCTCTGGTGCACCGAAAATCAGCAACAGCGGCAGTGGGAACGTGGTCGAGCCGGGCTGA
- a CDS encoding class I SAM-dependent methyltransferase, with protein MVRLVAMSTPSFTPAAGNPKYTKHYDTVIALLTREQRWRSAAIAQLGLQPGDVVADIGCGTGSLAIMIKRHQPAARVIGVDPDPEVLQIARGKVRKAGVDVEFVQGMGDKAAELVGRGRADKAVSSLVLHQCPVPMKEAIIANMFALLRPGGDLVIADYGLQRSALMRFGFRFVQRVDGKADTQPNADGILPELIEQAGFVDVAERAVIPTVTGSFSIYHAHRPD; from the coding sequence ATGGTACGACTAGTAGCCATGTCCACACCGTCGTTCACTCCTGCCGCGGGTAATCCGAAGTACACCAAGCACTACGACACGGTCATCGCACTGCTGACCCGCGAGCAGCGCTGGCGATCGGCTGCGATTGCGCAACTCGGCCTGCAACCCGGTGACGTGGTAGCCGATATCGGCTGTGGCACAGGGTCATTAGCGATCATGATCAAGCGACACCAGCCTGCCGCACGGGTGATCGGGGTGGACCCCGATCCCGAGGTTCTGCAGATAGCGCGAGGCAAGGTGCGCAAAGCTGGCGTCGACGTCGAATTCGTGCAAGGTATGGGAGACAAGGCGGCCGAACTCGTCGGCCGCGGCCGTGCCGATAAGGCCGTGTCCAGTCTGGTGTTGCACCAGTGCCCGGTGCCCATGAAGGAAGCGATCATCGCCAACATGTTCGCGCTACTGCGGCCCGGTGGTGACCTGGTGATTGCGGACTACGGGCTGCAACGCAGCGCCTTGATGCGGTTCGGATTCCGGTTCGTGCAACGCGTCGACGGCAAGGCCGATACCCAGCCAAACGCCGACGGCATCCTGCCGGAGTTGATCGAGCAGGCGGGCTTCGTCGACGTCGCCGAACGTGCGGTGATTCCGACGGTTACCGGGTCTTTCTCGATCTATCACGCACACCGACCTGATTAG
- a CDS encoding bifunctional phosphatase PAP2/diacylglycerol kinase family protein encodes MNRRPLRPLRSIKQITRGLGALDRELFEVVAESPTPLLDKMMPPLTRAADHSKLWFGIAAVMFASGKPSAQRGAVRGVLTLGVTSLFANQVAKRIRPRQRPLYDSVPLVRRARRRPTSNSLPSGHSASAAAFAIGAGLENPPLGFGLALLAGLVGLSRVATGAHYPGDVLAGFSIGAGIAVLGGRLVPPIVETSLPKTEPLRVDTPERPDGSGVVLVVNPASGSGTGARVIDQVRAELPAAEIVQLQSGDDATEVLRRAAKRAEVLGVGGGDGTVSAAAAVAVEAGLPLAVFPAGTFNHFAKDIGCDTVAKTVRAIRRGSVAYVDLLCLNESQMVVNTASIGAYPAFVRRREKLEKRIGKPLAGFYAMLRTLRNERPVRIRYDNKTLQTSLFFVGNSLYLPTGFAPARRTRMDDGLIDVRILETGRRLARTRIIVALAFGRLLRSPLYHEMQVPEFTFTAVDGPTVVAHDGEVGEEYTEATFMSKYRVLPVFRPL; translated from the coding sequence ATGAACCGGCGGCCCTTGCGACCATTGCGCAGCATCAAACAGATCACTCGCGGACTGGGCGCCCTCGACCGCGAGTTGTTCGAGGTGGTCGCCGAGTCGCCCACCCCGCTGCTTGACAAGATGATGCCGCCGCTGACCCGGGCGGCCGATCACTCAAAGCTCTGGTTCGGCATCGCGGCGGTGATGTTTGCGTCGGGAAAGCCCTCCGCGCAGCGTGGCGCGGTCCGCGGTGTGCTGACGCTCGGCGTCACCAGCCTGTTCGCCAATCAGGTCGCCAAGCGGATCCGTCCGCGCCAGCGTCCGCTCTACGACTCGGTGCCGCTGGTCCGACGGGCTCGCCGCCGGCCCACCTCCAACTCGCTGCCGTCCGGGCACTCCGCCAGCGCCGCGGCATTCGCGATCGGGGCGGGTCTGGAGAATCCGCCGTTGGGATTCGGGCTGGCACTGTTGGCCGGTCTGGTCGGGCTCTCGCGGGTGGCAACCGGGGCGCATTACCCGGGGGACGTGTTGGCAGGTTTCAGCATCGGTGCGGGCATCGCGGTATTGGGCGGCAGGCTGGTCCCGCCGATCGTCGAGACGTCGCTGCCCAAAACCGAACCGCTACGGGTAGATACGCCGGAGCGACCGGACGGATCGGGTGTGGTCCTGGTGGTGAACCCGGCCTCGGGCAGCGGTACCGGGGCCCGGGTGATCGACCAGGTTCGGGCCGAGTTGCCCGCGGCCGAGATCGTGCAATTGCAGTCCGGTGACGATGCGACAGAGGTGCTGCGTCGTGCCGCGAAACGTGCCGAGGTACTCGGGGTCGGCGGAGGCGACGGCACCGTATCGGCGGCAGCCGCGGTGGCCGTCGAGGCTGGGCTGCCGCTGGCCGTCTTTCCCGCGGGAACATTCAACCACTTCGCCAAGGACATCGGCTGTGACACCGTTGCCAAGACCGTCCGCGCGATCCGGCGCGGCAGTGTTGCCTACGTGGACTTGTTGTGCCTCAACGAGAGTCAGATGGTGGTGAATACCGCCAGCATCGGCGCGTACCCGGCGTTCGTGCGGCGCCGCGAGAAGTTGGAGAAACGCATCGGCAAGCCGCTGGCTGGGTTCTATGCGATGCTGCGCACGCTGCGCAACGAGCGACCCGTCCGCATCCGCTATGACAACAAGACGCTGCAGACGTCGTTGTTCTTCGTGGGAAATTCGCTTTATCTGCCAACGGGTTTCGCGCCGGCTCGGCGCACCCGCATGGACGACGGCTTGATCGACGTTCGGATCCTGGAAACCGGCCGCCGGCTGGCGCGCACCAGGATCATTGTGGCGCTGGCATTCGGGCGTCTGCTGCGCAGCCCGCTTTACCACGAGATGCAGGTGCCGGAGTTCACGTTCACCGCGGTGGACGGCCCCACCGTGGTGGCCCATGACGGAGAGGTCGGCGAGGAGTACACCGAGGCGACCTTCATGTCGAAGTATCGGGTGTTGCCGGTGTTTCGGCCGTTGTGA
- a CDS encoding muconolactone Delta-isomerase family protein, with product MSEFLVASAIHLPAGTAPQEVAELGARHTAATHRLATAGRLLRLWRPPGEWRTIALFSAQDHSQLEQLLSTLPLRSWSAEEVTALGVHPDDPAGTGLVGRPGKGPEFLVTMTVTVPSDTPAWTVEQEYARSAGRARDLAARGHLVRQWVLPAGPDGPRTLGLWRARDPGELMAIVESLPLSGWMTIETTPLSPHPDDPIRMR from the coding sequence ATGAGTGAATTCTTGGTCGCGTCGGCGATTCACCTTCCCGCTGGCACCGCGCCGCAGGAGGTAGCCGAGTTGGGTGCGCGCCACACTGCGGCCACCCACCGCCTCGCGACAGCCGGACGGCTGCTGCGGCTGTGGCGTCCGCCTGGTGAATGGCGAACGATCGCGCTGTTCTCCGCGCAGGACCACAGTCAACTCGAACAGCTGCTATCCACACTGCCGCTGCGGAGTTGGAGCGCCGAAGAGGTCACTGCGTTGGGCGTCCATCCCGACGATCCGGCCGGGACCGGCTTGGTCGGACGGCCAGGCAAGGGCCCGGAATTTCTGGTGACGATGACGGTCACGGTGCCGTCGGACACCCCGGCGTGGACGGTGGAGCAGGAATACGCTCGCTCAGCCGGCCGAGCGCGCGACCTAGCGGCGCGCGGGCATCTGGTGCGGCAGTGGGTGCTTCCCGCCGGCCCGGACGGTCCCCGCACGCTCGGTCTGTGGCGGGCGCGTGACCCCGGTGAGCTGATGGCCATCGTGGAATCGCTGCCACTTTCGGGTTGGATGACGATCGAAACGACGCCGCTGAGTCCACATCCCGACGACCCGATCCGAATGCGCTGA
- a CDS encoding helix-turn-helix transcriptional regulator — protein sequence MTFSARTDTSLSSADSTALVDMRQGGRPTAGAFVYQGQPITFARHAHDLHQLEYVVAGMLEVETDAGTYLMSERQAAWIPAGLGHVSTIDTQVRSVSIFLHPMLMHPVRPAAGILPVSPLIRQMILYACRWPIDRGSSDAIADAYFHCFAELLAELLEKQSPFSLPTTTHPQLVSILKHTRNALSDITIEDAAQQAGMSPRSLRRLCSRELGMTWRDYTRQARLMRAAALLADPELSVLQVATRVGFDSASSFTRAFRDAWGQPPSAYRRHGSELPS from the coding sequence ATGACTTTCTCTGCACGAACGGACACATCATTGTCCTCAGCGGACAGCACCGCGCTGGTAGACATGCGCCAGGGCGGCCGGCCGACGGCGGGCGCGTTCGTCTACCAGGGGCAACCGATCACTTTCGCGCGCCATGCACACGACCTGCATCAGCTGGAGTACGTCGTTGCGGGCATGCTCGAGGTCGAGACGGACGCGGGCACCTACCTGATGTCCGAACGGCAGGCGGCGTGGATTCCCGCCGGACTTGGCCACGTCAGCACCATCGACACCCAGGTGCGCTCGGTGTCGATATTCCTGCACCCGATGCTGATGCATCCCGTGCGTCCCGCTGCCGGAATCCTCCCGGTGTCGCCGCTGATCCGGCAGATGATCCTCTACGCCTGCCGCTGGCCCATCGACCGTGGGTCCTCCGACGCCATCGCCGACGCGTACTTTCACTGCTTCGCCGAGCTGCTCGCCGAACTGCTGGAAAAGCAAAGCCCGTTCAGCCTACCTACCACGACGCACCCACAACTTGTCTCGATACTCAAGCACACACGTAATGCTTTGTCCGACATCACTATCGAGGATGCCGCACAGCAAGCGGGCATGTCGCCGCGCTCACTGCGCCGGTTGTGCAGCCGCGAATTAGGGATGACCTGGCGGGATTACACGCGGCAAGCACGCTTGATGCGAGCCGCCGCGCTGCTCGCCGATCCCGAACTGAGCGTGCTGCAGGTCGCCACCCGCGTCGGCTTCGACAGCGCCAGCTCGTTCACCCGCGCCTTCCGTGACGCCTGGGGGCAGCCGCCATCAGCGTACCGTCGGCACGGAAGCGAGCTCCCTTCGTGA
- a CDS encoding glycoside hydrolase family 16 protein — protein sequence MDRRQMIMMAGFGALAAAIPAPLAEANPSRPAPIPAAPAAGPGGGFLWHDEFDGPAGSAPDPSKWSISSFRTPIRNPVGFDQPQFWGQYRNSRQNVFLDGNSNLVLRATRDGSGVFGGLVHGLWRGGVGTTWEARIKFNCLGPGMWPAWWLSNDDPGRSGEIDLIEWYGNGTWPSGTTVHANPDGTAFETNPIGVDGNWHNWRVRWDVTGMYFWVDYADGAPPYFSVPATGIENLDEPFKEWPFNDPDYTVFPVLNLAVGGSGGGDPAAGTYPMDMLVDWVRVF from the coding sequence ATGGACCGTCGCCAGATGATCATGATGGCGGGTTTCGGCGCACTGGCAGCCGCGATCCCGGCGCCGCTTGCTGAGGCCAACCCGTCCCGACCAGCGCCGATACCGGCCGCCCCCGCCGCTGGACCGGGCGGTGGCTTCCTCTGGCACGACGAGTTCGACGGCCCGGCCGGTTCGGCTCCGGACCCGTCGAAGTGGTCGATCTCCAGTTTTCGGACGCCGATCAGAAACCCGGTCGGCTTCGACCAGCCGCAATTCTGGGGTCAGTACCGCAACAGTCGGCAAAACGTATTCCTGGACGGCAACTCCAATCTGGTGCTGCGCGCCACCCGGGACGGCAGCGGTGTCTTCGGCGGCCTGGTGCACGGACTTTGGCGCGGCGGTGTAGGTACCACCTGGGAAGCCCGGATCAAGTTCAACTGCCTCGGCCCCGGCATGTGGCCGGCCTGGTGGCTGTCGAACGACGACCCCGGCCGAAGCGGCGAAATCGACCTGATCGAGTGGTACGGCAACGGCACCTGGCCCTCGGGGACCACGGTGCACGCCAACCCGGATGGCACCGCGTTCGAGACCAATCCGATTGGCGTGGACGGCAACTGGCACAACTGGCGGGTCAGGTGGGATGTGACCGGCATGTACTTCTGGGTCGACTACGCCGACGGCGCGCCCCCGTACTTCTCGGTGCCGGCGACGGGGATCGAGAACTTGGACGAGCCGTTCAAGGAGTGGCCGTTCAACGACCCCGACTACACGGTCTTCCCGGTTTTGAATCTGGCCGTCGGGGGATCCGGCGGGGGCGACCCCGCGGCTGGCACGTACCCGATGGACATGCTGGTCGACTGGGTTCGCGTCTTTTAG